The following are encoded together in the Bradysia coprophila strain Holo2 unplaced genomic scaffold, BU_Bcop_v1 contig_94, whole genome shotgun sequence genome:
- the LOC119084901 gene encoding dihydrofolate reductase — translation MSSKKFSLIAAACENMGIGSKGSLPWRLKNELKYFNQQTTKTIDGSKTNALIMGRKTYFGIPESKRPLPGRLNIVLSTTSTQSDYPSEVLLCKTFNEAMEKLSDPVLSEGIENIWIVGGHTVYKEAMDSPLCHRVYLTEIMATYDCDAFFPAIPADFQLVSNDDGLPSDIQEENGIKYQYKIYEKL, via the exons ATGTCttcaaagaaatttagtttaattGCAGCTGCATGTGAAAACATGGGAATCGGTTCCAAGGGCAGCCTTCCTTGGCGACTGAA aaacgaattgaaatattttaatcaacAAACAACTAAAACGATCGATGGCAGTAAAACGAATGCGTTAATCATGGGACGAAAAACTTATTTCGGAATACCAGAAAGTAAGCGACCTCTACCCGGCCGACTGAACATTGTCTTATCGACGACATCGACCCAATCGGATTATCCAAGTGAGGTGTTGCTGTGTAAAACTTTCAACGAAGCCATGGAAAAGTTATCCGACCCAGTGCTGTCTGAAGgcatcgaaaatatttggattGTGGGTGGTCACACTGTGTACAAAGAAGCAATGGATTCACCGTTGTGTCATCGGGTGTACCTAACGGAAATTATGGCCACATACGATTGTGATGCGTTTTTCCCAGCGATTCCTGCCGATTTCCAATTGGTGTCCAACGACGATGGTTTGCCGAGCGACATTCAGGAGGAGAACGGTATCAAATACCAGTACAAAATCTATGAGAAACTGTGA
- the LOC119084907 gene encoding succinate dehydrogenase assembly factor 3, mitochondrial, which produces MTLRHDQRVRLLYKTILRLHRGLPVELQPLGNSYAKDEFKRHKTCNPAEAQVFLVEWTNYAVQLSHQLGLGIKGRPKEKVGEYLPVNKLDDLREEQVVQLYELMKAATGETDDKNSKEQPDGTKS; this is translated from the exons ATGACTCTTCGTCATGATCAGCGAGTCCGTTTATTGTACAAAACGATTCTCAGATTACATAGAG GCCTTCCCGTCGAACTGCAACCTCTAGGAAACAGTTATGCCAAAGACGAGTTCAAGAGACACAAAACCTGTAATCCAGCCGAGGCTCAAGTGTTTTTAGTCGAATGGACAAACTATGCAGTCCAGTTATCTCATCAACTTGGACTCGGAATCAAAGGCAGGCCGAAAGAGAAGGTCGGTGAATATTTACCGGTGAACAAGTTGGACGATTTGAGAGAGGAACAAGTCGTTCAATTGTACGAATTAATGAAAGCGGCAACTGGAGAGACAGATGACAAAAATTCTAAGGAACAGCCCGATGGGACGAAGAGTTGA